ACCGAGGACGAGCGAGTTCACGGGGATGGCTGCGCATGGCCGCGACGTCGAGATAGCGACGATGCACCCCCGCATCGGTGATCGTCGCCTTGGCCAGCAGGTCGGTGAACACCCGGGAGAGCTGCAGGCCGAACGGCCCTTTGCCCTCGGGCTGCGACGGTCGGCTGTCCTGGGCCGCCGCGCTCGCCCATGCGGCGTCCACCACGACCCTACTGCGTTCGAAATAGGCGTCCGCGGGTTCGCTCAACACGGCGGGCCCACGCAGCCAGCTGTGCAGTGCGCTCGCCTGCAACGCCGCGAGGATCAGGCCCTGACCGTGCATCGGGTTGAGCGAGGCCACCGCATCGCCGAGTGCGATCAGGCCCCCTGGAAGGCGTCGGATCCGGTGGTAGTCCCGGCGTCGGCTGTCTCGATGCCGAGCGGCGGCGACATCCGAGACCGGTTCGCCCTCCTGAATCAGTGTTCCCAGCTCGCCGACCGGCTCGATCCGGCACCGTGCCTCGAAGTCCTCGATGTCCCTGGTCGGTCGGTTGTCGCCATAACCGATGACGGTGGCGCTCCATCGATCGCCCTCGACGGGCAGCAGGACCAGTCCGCCAGCCGGCCCGGAGCGGCCGGTGCGCAGCGAGTAGACGCTGTCCATTCCGTCGACCGTCTGGCCGGGGCTTCGCCGGTAGAGCCGGGTGGCGTAGCCGAGGTCGCCGCCGAGCCTGCGCATCGGCGGCGGGGGGTAATCCGCGCGCTCCAGCCAGTCGCCGAGCCTGCTGGATCGGCCCATCCCGTCAACGACCAGGTCGGCGCCGATCCGTTCACCCGGCCCTCGATGCCCCGGCTCGGCGACCAGCGCGCCGTCCACTCGGGTTCCCCGGTGTGTCAGGCCGGTGGCCTTGCCTCGTTGGAACCGCACCGCGCCGAGCCCGGCGACGTGTTCCCGCATCCGACGGTGCAGGAACGGCAGGGTGAGGCTGACCAGCGGCTCGCCCACCACGGGTGCCCGGCGGACCCCGTCCACGTGCCAATGCGATCCGGAGTCGACCGGTTGAGCACCATCGGCGACCAGTTCCTCGATCAACCCGGGCATCCAATGGTCCAGTTGTCGACGAGCCAGTTCGGGGATCGGATGGGAGTGCGGCGCGGTGGGTGTGCCCCGCCGTGGGCCCGAGTTGTCCGCCGGATCGTCGCGGTCCACGACGATCACCTCGTCCGCATGTTCGGCGAGCACTCTGGCCGCCGTCAGTCCCGCGATGCCGCCGCCGAGTACCAGCGCACGTCGCACGAAAGCCACCTCACTCCTCCGACGGAGAGCTCCGCCTTGATCACTCGAACCGGACGGTAAACCGATCACCGAAAGTGATCGAACCCGCCGTGCGACCCGCGCGACCTGCGGCGCCACCGATCGACTACCACCACCGCGCACCCGCCGGTCGCGGTACCCGGCCGGTGCGGGCGTCGTCGCGGGTCCGCAGGGCCATTCCCGGTATCGATGCAGCGTTGATCACCCTGTCACACCCGACGGCGGACAGTCCGCCAACACGCTCCCCCACCGTGACCGATCACAACCCGTGACCATGCTCACGTCCTCCGCCGCCCACTGGACCTCGCAGCCAGGCCGGTCCAGCCGGGATTGTCACCGTCGAGGATGAGACTCGCCTGCACCGCCCGGCCATCGACGAAATCCTGCAGCGTCGTAGCCGCCCACCATGGGAGGCTTCCCGGGTCCCGCTGCCCAGGAAGGACGTCCAACCCCACATGAGTTTCCTCGACGACATCGCCGACGATCTGGAAAGGGCGATCGACACCGAGCCGGAGCCGGTCATGGCGCTGTCGCTGCGTGCGAAGCTCCACCGCTCCCACGCCCGCGACGACGAGGCGCTGGCCGATCTGAACCGCGCGCTGAGCTTCGAGCCGGACTCCGCGGAGTTACTCAGTCAACGCGGCGAGACACACCGCCTGCTGCATGACAACGAGGCGGCCGTGGCCGACTTCGATCGTGCGCTGCGGATCGAACCGGACGAACCGTGGACACTGGCCAGCCGGGGACAGGCACATCGCGCGCTGGGCAATGCGGTGCAGGCCTTCACCGACATCGATCGCGCGTTGGATCTCGATCCAGAACTCGATTGGGCCCTGGTCGAACGGGGCGCGCTGCGGCAGGACGCCCGCGAGTTCGACGCGGCCATCGTCGATTTCAGCGCCGCCATCGAACAGAATCCCGAGTACACCGCCGCGTATACCCGGCGGGGCGAGTGCCATCGGATGTCCGGCCGGATCACCGCGGCGATCGCCGATCTCGACCACGCGGTCGCGCTCGACCCCGAATCCTTCTACGCGCGCATCGAGCGCGGTGAGACCCGCCGGTTACTCGGCGACGACGCCGGTGCGATCGACGACTTCGATCTCGTGCTCGCGCGGATGCCCGATCACGCGTTCACCCTGGCCTCGCGGGGACAATCGCACTTCACCCTGGGCAACCATCGCCAGGCGCTCGCCGATCTGAGCCGGGCGCTGGACCTCGAACCGTTCCTGGCCTGGGCGCTGGACGACCGGGCACGGTTGCATCGTGTCCTGGGCGACCTCGAGGCTGCCGCCGAGGACAGCGAGCAGGCCGTACTGCTGATGCCGGACAACCCCACGACGGTGGCCAACCGCGCGGAGACCCACCGAATGCTGGGCAACCTGGGACGCGCGTTGGTCGACTTCGACCGCGCCATCGAACTCGCCCCGGACTATGCCTGGGCGCTGGGCGGCCGCGCCCAGGTCAACCACGCGCGGGGGAAGGCCGAGGAAGCACTGGCCGACCTCGACGCCGCGATCGAGCTCCGTCCGACCATGGAGTGGTTGATCGCCGAACGTGCCTTGGTCCACCGGTCGCTGGGCGACGTGGACGCGCAGCTCGCCGACCTCGACTGGCTGTTGGAGCTGGATCCAGCGGCGGACTGGACCTACCTGCAACGGGGGCGGCTGCATGCGATGCGCGACGACGTCGAGCAGGCGTTGGCCGATTTCGATCGCGCGTTGGAGATCGCCCCCGACAACGCCAACGCCCTACATGACCGAGGTGAGCTGTACCGCTTCATCGATCGCTTCGACGAAGCTCTGGTCGACCTCAACCGCGCGTTGAAGTGCGACCCTGGGCTCGCGCCCACCTATGCGAGCCGGGGAGAGGTATACCGGGTCACCGGACGACTGACGGCGGCGCTCGCCGATTTCGACCGAGCCGTGGAACTCGACGACGACTATCCCTGGGCGTTGGCGGGTCGGGGCCAGGTCCGCCGGGCGCTGGGCGACCTCACCGGTGCGCTCGCGGATCTCGACAACGCCCTGGAGCTGGATCCCGATCTCGGCTGGGCACGGTCCGAACGGGACTCGGTCCGCGAACGGCTGAGCGGCCTCTCGACCGGAGCAGACGACGGCGACCAGGACGCAACGCGGGGGCCCGGCGAGATCGCCGCTGCCGAGCCTTCCGACCGAGACGTTCCGCTGCCGGCCTCCGACCGTGAGGCTCTCCGCGAACTCGATCGAGCGGTGGCCGACGAACCCGACGACGGGTCGGGTTATGCGGCCCGTGGCCGGGTGCACCGCAGACTCGACAATCACGCCGAGGCGCTGGCCGATTTCGACCGGGCGGTGGAGCTGGGTCTGGACCAGGCGTGGCTGCATGACGAACGCGGCAGGCTGCGTAAGGCGCTGGGCGACCTCGATGGCGCGCTCGTGGACTTCGAGCGGGCGCTGCTACTGGAGCCCGACCGCAGGCTGGTGCTGGTAGCCCGCGGACACACCCATCGCCTACTCGGCCGGGAACGACAGGCACTCGCCGATCTCACCCGCGCCATCGAGTCGTCATCACGCTTCGTTGCGGCGATCGGCGCCCGAGGTCATCTCCACCGGGCCATGGGCAACCACGTCGAGGCGCTGGCCGATTTCACCCGTGCGCTCGAGATCGCCCCCGGGCTTCGCACAGCCATCGCCGGACGCGGCGAGGTGTACCGGTTGACCGGCGAACTCGCGCTGGCGCTCACCGACCTCGATCAGGCACTGGGTGGCGACCCCGACGACCACTGGGCGCTGGTCAGCCGGGGCCGGGTGCACCGTGCGCTGGGTGATCACGAGCGTGCCGCCGCAGACCTGGATCGGGCGGTCGAGCTGCTGACGGCCGCGGCGAGTCGCGAGAATTCCGCCGCAGCAGCCAGGGAGCACTACTCCGCCGGTGGCGGTTTCGATTGGACGGTGGGACTGGACCCCGAGATCCAACAGGCCCACCACCGCCAAGGCGAGCGACATCGGTTGGCGGGCCGATTCCGGGAGGCTCTGGCGGACTTCGATCTCGCCATCGCGATGGATCCCGACGACGCGAGTGTGCTGGCCAGTCGAGCGCAGACCCACGCGGACCTCGACAACCACGCGCGGGCCATCGCCGATTTCGACCATGCGCTGGAGATCGAACCCGACTACGTCTGGGCCTTGAAGCATCGGGGCGAGGCACATCGACTCGCCGGGGACACGGCGGCAGCCATCGAGGACTTCACCCGCGCGTTAGAACTGTCCCCACACGACGCATGGGCGCTGGCCAGCCGGGGTCAGGCTCTCGCGGCACAGTTCGACCTGTCGACCGCACTGATCGACTTCGATAACGCGCTGGCCATCGACCCCGGACTCGACTGGGCACTGGAGTCGCGGAGTGCCCTGCACCGACTCCTCGGCGATGACGACGCCGCGCTCGCCGACCTCGATCGGCTCATCGAGCAGGACGGCACCGATCTCGAGGCCCACCTCGATCGAGGCCGACTCCATCACCGCCGCGGCGACCACGATCGGGCAGCCGCAGACTTCGACCGCGCGGTGGAGCTCCATCCCGAGGCGGTGTCGGCCTACAACGCCCGTGGCGAGTTCCACCGAGCGACCGGCCGGTTCACCCACGCGATGGCGGATTTCGATGCAGCCATCACGCTCGCTCCCGACCGAGGCTGGTCGATCGGAAGCCGAGGGCAGGTCTACCTGGCGCTCGGCGACGAGACTCGGGCGCTCGCCGATCTCGACCGCGCCGTGGAGCTGGGTCATGATGCGGACTGGGTGCTTTCCGAGAGGGCAGGTCTGCTACGTGATCTCGGGCATAGCGAAGCCGCCATCGCCGACTACAGCAGGCTTATCGAGCGTGATCCCGATGATCGGGCGTCCTATCTGAACCGGGCGCTGTCTCTTCGGGAGACCGGGCGGCACCACGAAGCGCTCGCGGATATCGACACGGCGCTGCGGCTGGGGCCGGATGCCGCCTGGATCGCGGCTGAGCGGGGACGCAATCTCCGATCGCTAGGCGAGCACGAACAAGCGATGGTCGCCTTCGATCGGGCCGTGGAGTTCGCCCCAGACCACAATCATGCCTACACCCCGCGTGGCAGGCTGCACCTCGCGCTCGGGAGATACGACAGGGCGGTCGACGATTTCATCGCGGCGGACCGGATCGATGGCGACGAGGCCTTCGATACCTACCTCCTCGCCCTGGCGTACTTGGGGATGCACGACCTTCAAGAGGCGGCGCGGCTGCTCGCCGATGCCCTCGCCCAGGATCGCGCCAAGCTGGCCCAAGACGGGACGCAGCATCGAATCCGGTTGAGTATCGGCACCTACCTCGCTGCGGCAGGCCAGGACGAGGCGGCGACGCGCGCGATCCGGGAGGCATTGACCTACCCGGTCTCCTCGGTCCATGTCGTTGCGACCGTCGAGGACTTCCGAGAGTTGGAGGCCTGCACCGGGATTCCGACCGAGGACCAACGCGAGCTTCTGATCTCCTGGTTGGACGATCACGACGCCCGCTGAGTAGGGATAGCCGAGGCCGAGAGACGACATCGCCTCTCCCGGCCTCGTGCCGACCTCCCGATGAAGGCCGCGCCTAGGTGTTCGAACGGTCAGCCGACGCGGGCGTCCCAGTCCGACCAGGCGCGGTATTCGGCGGGCCATTCGAAACCGGTCGACCGCGCTCCATCGGCGTGGGCCGGTGCCTCGACGGTACGTAGGGCAACGGTGAACCCATTCCGATGGGGCGCGCCCCGGTGGGTGGCAATCGCAGCGTCGTCCGGCGTTGAGATCTGGATGGCATCCGACAGGCCGAAGGCCGGATGCCGCAGCCGGTCCCGCACGGACCGTGGCGCAGGCCCTGCGGCCCATTCCCACCACCACTGTCCATGCCGTCCCCATGACGTGGACCAGAGCGCCGAAGACAGCAGCCCGCTGCGGCGCAGCAGCTCACTACCCACGCCCGCTGGGTCCGATCCGGGCGACTCCGTGAGGTGTTGCCGCTCTGCTGCGTCCAGCCGATCGGGCGACGCCTCCGCGATCGAGTGAGTCCCACGTTCGGTCTCCGTCGCCCAGCGGGAGGCGAAGGCGAGACCTGCCCGGAAGGTTCGGCCATTCACTCCCGCCAACACCACCCGACCCGGCAGATCGTCGCCGAGCAGCACCAGTTCGACGGATCGATGCCGCCGTCGATACCGCAGACCCGGCACTCCTTCGAAGTGGCCCGCGCCGGTCCTCGGAAGCAGTTCGAACAACAACGGCCCCAGAGCGTCCGGCCACAGGTGCACGATCAGCTCCGCTGTCGTCGGCCGTACGGCCCGGATCGGCTGCGCGGGACGAAGGAGATCCGCAGGCGGGCGTAGTTGCAGATGGCTGCCGACTCGGGTGAGTGCCAGCAGCAATGCCGAGTCCAACCGGCGTTGCCCCGGCGTCCCGGCAGGCGAGAGCAATGAATGCCGGACCGAGTCGGCAACGCGTATCCCACCGATCTCATCGGGACCGGCACGAAGGACATCGACGAGAGTGCTTCGTTCGTCTCGGGCCAGGTGAGTCACCGCGGCGACGATTTCCGGGGTGGCCGCGCTGGCGTTCCCACCCGTGTACTGGCAGCGCAGCGCCACAAGCTGGTCGGTCAGCGAGGTTCGTGACATGACTGTCCTCGGTTCCGCCGCCCGGCTCGGCATGGTGAGGACGCTCGGCTGGCGGGCGTCGAATGAACGGATCTTCGTCGATGAGCAGGGGATGCCTCAACCCTGCGGCGGAAGCGCCACTCGATGCACCGGGGAGTGGCTCCAGCCTCACGTCTGCTCGAACGCCTGACCGACATCATACGCGGGCTCGAGACCGACGTCGCAAAGCCGGTGGATGGCCCGTGGCGTGGGACTCGCGGCAACCGGTGTGGGAGGGCTCCAGTTGCCCGCGCCATGTCCTCGCCGACCCCATAGGATGCGCGGAATGATCGAAGCGCCGCTTGCTGGCGAGGTCGTGTGAGCGACGAACGCCGAGGTGACGACTGGTTCGGCCATTCGCCCACGCCCGAAGGTTCCCCGTCGGATCCGGCTGCCGGCCCCGCATCCGACGTCGAACGACCACGTCGCCGCAGACAGCCCCCCGCCGCTGCGCCCCAGGACGGCCGCCGTCGGGCACGACCGGCCGAGGAGACCGGCGGAGAGCGACATCCCAACGCTGGGCACGGCTCGGGCGACGCCTCGCCACCGCGACGTCGGCGACCGATGCCCGGAGCGGAACCGCCGGAACCGAACCGCCGCCGAGCGATGCCTGACGACCGTGGCGAACGGCCTGCCGGACCGGGAGCACCCGACATCGGCTCCGGGACAGAGCGAAGCCGTCAGGCCGGCAGGCGGGATGCAACCGGTGTCCCTCGGGAACCCGGTCTTCGGGGCGAACGGCCGGACGAACCGAGAGCACCCGGAGCCGGCCGTCCACAACGACGCGATCCCGAACGACGTGCGAGCACGTCGGCCAAGCCGGTCCATCCTGCTGATTCCACCAACGCATCCGATGCGGTGCCGACCGATCCCGGTGACCGCACCGCAGGCAGGCGCACCGGACGCACTTCGGCGAC
This Actinoalloteichus hymeniacidonis DNA region includes the following protein-coding sequences:
- a CDS encoding NAD(P)/FAD-dependent oxidoreductase; this encodes MAFVRRALVLGGGIAGLTAARVLAEHADEVIVVDRDDPADNSGPRRGTPTAPHSHPIPELARRQLDHWMPGLIEELVADGAQPVDSGSHWHVDGVRRAPVVGEPLVSLTLPFLHRRMREHVAGLGAVRFQRGKATGLTHRGTRVDGALVAEPGHRGPGERIGADLVVDGMGRSSRLGDWLERADYPPPPMRRLGGDLGYATRLYRRSPGQTVDGMDSVYSLRTGRSGPAGGLVLLPVEGDRWSATVIGYGDNRPTRDIEDFEARCRIEPVGELGTLIQEGEPVSDVAAARHRDSRRRDYHRIRRLPGGLIALGDAVASLNPMHGQGLILAALQASALHSWLRGPAVLSEPADAYFERSRVVVDAAWASAAAQDSRPSQPEGKGPFGLQLSRVFTDLLAKATITDAGVHRRYLDVAAMRSHPRELARPRFLLSTMRAALRSTSS
- a CDS encoding tetratricopeptide repeat protein, yielding MSFLDDIADDLERAIDTEPEPVMALSLRAKLHRSHARDDEALADLNRALSFEPDSAELLSQRGETHRLLHDNEAAVADFDRALRIEPDEPWTLASRGQAHRALGNAVQAFTDIDRALDLDPELDWALVERGALRQDAREFDAAIVDFSAAIEQNPEYTAAYTRRGECHRMSGRITAAIADLDHAVALDPESFYARIERGETRRLLGDDAGAIDDFDLVLARMPDHAFTLASRGQSHFTLGNHRQALADLSRALDLEPFLAWALDDRARLHRVLGDLEAAAEDSEQAVLLMPDNPTTVANRAETHRMLGNLGRALVDFDRAIELAPDYAWALGGRAQVNHARGKAEEALADLDAAIELRPTMEWLIAERALVHRSLGDVDAQLADLDWLLELDPAADWTYLQRGRLHAMRDDVEQALADFDRALEIAPDNANALHDRGELYRFIDRFDEALVDLNRALKCDPGLAPTYASRGEVYRVTGRLTAALADFDRAVELDDDYPWALAGRGQVRRALGDLTGALADLDNALELDPDLGWARSERDSVRERLSGLSTGADDGDQDATRGPGEIAAAEPSDRDVPLPASDREALRELDRAVADEPDDGSGYAARGRVHRRLDNHAEALADFDRAVELGLDQAWLHDERGRLRKALGDLDGALVDFERALLLEPDRRLVLVARGHTHRLLGRERQALADLTRAIESSSRFVAAIGARGHLHRAMGNHVEALADFTRALEIAPGLRTAIAGRGEVYRLTGELALALTDLDQALGGDPDDHWALVSRGRVHRALGDHERAAADLDRAVELLTAAASRENSAAAAREHYSAGGGFDWTVGLDPEIQQAHHRQGERHRLAGRFREALADFDLAIAMDPDDASVLASRAQTHADLDNHARAIADFDHALEIEPDYVWALKHRGEAHRLAGDTAAAIEDFTRALELSPHDAWALASRGQALAAQFDLSTALIDFDNALAIDPGLDWALESRSALHRLLGDDDAALADLDRLIEQDGTDLEAHLDRGRLHHRRGDHDRAAADFDRAVELHPEAVSAYNARGEFHRATGRFTHAMADFDAAITLAPDRGWSIGSRGQVYLALGDETRALADLDRAVELGHDADWVLSERAGLLRDLGHSEAAIADYSRLIERDPDDRASYLNRALSLRETGRHHEALADIDTALRLGPDAAWIAAERGRNLRSLGEHEQAMVAFDRAVEFAPDHNHAYTPRGRLHLALGRYDRAVDDFIAADRIDGDEAFDTYLLALAYLGMHDLQEAARLLADALAQDRAKLAQDGTQHRIRLSIGTYLAAAGQDEAATRAIREALTYPVSSVHVVATVEDFRELEACTGIPTEDQRELLISWLDDHDAR